In a single window of the Hydrogenobaculum sp. 3684 genome:
- a CDS encoding tetratricopeptide repeat protein, giving the protein MKKKKLFFASGLAILLSSCAAPTQQGPNPITMLQQQYQYQQQEINEINRRLDSLDESLAKLRVKLGLSTYNNITKNLGESESQTPPESSETPPSPSNLSSLPAITPSKGIKNLSSTVTIINSTAPSETQSSSSNLKALISNTPQSPQELYEMAYTAYQSGDYQKAKRLFKEFILKNPHSKLTNNAYYWLGMTEKAMHHNNEALAILLTLIDKCKKGELPSCDKAPSAYFSAANIYKEMGQKSAAVNLYKELIKLYPNSIEAALARSELEIQ; this is encoded by the coding sequence ATGAAAAAAAAGAAATTGTTTTTTGCAAGCGGGTTGGCGATTCTTCTTAGCTCTTGCGCAGCACCAACACAGCAAGGGCCAAATCCAATAACTATGCTTCAGCAACAGTATCAATATCAACAACAAGAAATCAACGAAATAAATAGAAGGCTAGATTCTTTGGATGAGTCTTTAGCAAAATTAAGGGTAAAGCTTGGGCTTTCTACATACAACAATATTACAAAAAACCTTGGAGAATCTGAGTCTCAAACCCCACCAGAATCTTCTGAAACACCGCCATCACCTTCAAATCTTAGCTCTTTACCAGCTATAACCCCTTCAAAGGGCATAAAAAATCTATCAAGCACCGTTACTATAATAAATTCTACGGCTCCTTCTGAAACTCAAAGTTCATCTTCCAATTTGAAAGCCCTCATCTCAAACACGCCTCAAAGCCCTCAAGAACTATACGAAATGGCTTACACAGCTTATCAATCTGGAGATTATCAAAAAGCTAAGAGACTTTTCAAAGAGTTTATATTGAAAAACCCACATTCAAAACTTACAAACAACGCATACTACTGGTTAGGAATGACTGAAAAAGCCATGCATCATAACAACGAAGCGTTGGCAATCTTACTTACCCTAATAGATAAATGTAAAAAAGGAGAACTCCCATCTTGTGACAAAGCACCGTCGGCTTATTTTTCCGCGGCTAATATATATAAAGAAATGGGACAAAAATCAGCGGCTGTAAACTTATACAAGGAGCTTATAAAACTTTATCCAAATAGTATAGAAGCAGCTTTAGCAAGATCTGAATTAGAGATTCAATGA